In a single window of the Chloroflexota bacterium genome:
- a CDS encoding SH3 domain-containing protein, with translation MVALADGGRDDRLGSRKLARAPGRAIAIYRPDGEVNVQNRTLIYYVMAIILLLVLLILLLRSPVVQPRVRGLADLFRAPTLTPTITLTPPPTRWATQGRVRDAITGEPVRGALVRSGTKTMRTDDGGVFTIEVGDDHLVHVQAEGYEPQEVVSQPTLPLVIDLVPGPGKTVEHLYTYQKAGQYGMMYALLHPNAQSLFSRQSFEGYMSQRPMQPLTTTVDHVELVPSVEFLGVSYERAAVVHTTWIVREGGREKTIRPVELLVWAGDLWRWLRGPLPWWPTLTPTLIPSPTASATPTSAGTATGTPSLTLTPTPIGTGLPTPTQSPTPYTWIPVGSTTQVISESLDLRAGPGSSESLVGILPHLTAVTVLEGPIFAEGYPWYRVQVQDSGLVGWCNGEGLG, from the coding sequence ATGGTGGCGCTTGCAGATGGAGGACGGGACGATCGGCTGGGCAGCCGCAAACTGGCTCGTGCCCCTGGCCGGGCCATAGCAATCTACCGCCCTGATGGAGAGGTTAACGTGCAAAATCGAACCCTCATTTACTATGTAATGGCCATAATCTTACTGCTGGTGCTGTTGATATTGCTCCTGCGCTCCCCGGTTGTCCAACCAAGGGTCCGAGGACTCGCCGATCTCTTCCGGGCACCCACGCTCACCCCTACCATCACCCTCACCCCGCCACCTACCCGCTGGGCCACTCAGGGCCGGGTGCGCGATGCGATCACGGGCGAACCCGTCCGGGGCGCGCTGGTCCGCAGCGGCACGAAGACAATGAGAACCGATGACGGCGGAGTCTTCACCATCGAGGTGGGCGATGACCACCTGGTTCATGTTCAAGCGGAGGGCTATGAGCCCCAAGAAGTGGTGTCACAGCCCACCTTGCCCCTGGTGATTGACCTGGTGCCTGGCCCGGGCAAGACTGTGGAGCACCTCTACACCTACCAGAAGGCAGGGCAGTACGGGATGATGTACGCCCTGCTCCACCCGAACGCGCAGAGCCTCTTCAGCCGCCAGTCTTTCGAGGGCTATATGTCGCAGCGCCCGATGCAACCCCTGACCACCACTGTGGATCATGTAGAGTTGGTGCCCAGTGTGGAGTTCCTGGGCGTGAGTTACGAACGCGCGGCGGTGGTGCACACGACGTGGATCGTGCGCGAAGGGGGGCGGGAGAAGACGATCCGGCCGGTGGAACTGCTGGTCTGGGCAGGGGACCTGTGGCGCTGGCTGCGCGGGCCGCTGCCCTGGTGGCCCACGCTGACCCCGACGCTCATCCCGAGCCCGACTGCGTCGGCTACTCCCACCAGTGCCGGAACAGCAACCGGCACGCCCTCGCTCACCCTGACGCCCACGCCCATTGGCACAGGTCTGCCCACTCCCACCCAGAGCCCCACACCCTACACCTGGATCCCGGTGGGCAGCACAACGCAGGTGATCAGCGAGAGCCTAGACTTGCGGGCCGGGCCCGGCTCCTCCGAGTCGCTGGTGGGCATCCTGCCACATCTGACGGCGGTGACGGTTCTGGAGGGCCCAATTTTCGCGGAGGGGTATCCCTGGTACCGGGTGCAGGTGCAGGATTCGGGCCTGGTGGGGTGGTGTAATGGGGAGGGATTGGGGTAG
- a CDS encoding restriction endonuclease encodes MAIPDYQSIMLPLLRFLGDKQEHSLREAIDKLADHFELSAGERRELLSSGQQAVFDNRVGWARTYMKKALLVEYTRRGYFRITNRGLNVLSQNPPTIDAKFLNQFEEFREFRAIRKEKPDREEYEPEKTPEEVLESAYQNLRNHLAADLLQQIKTCPPSLFEKIVVDLLVKMGYGGSRQDAGKAIGQTGDEGIDGIIKEDRLGLDVIYIQAKRWENTVGRPEIQKFAGALQGQRARKGIFITTSSFSRDAHEYASRIDSKIVLIDGEQLAQFMIDHDIGVTPVSNYEIKRIDLDYFTEE; translated from the coding sequence ATGGCGATTCCCGATTACCAATCTATTATGCTTCCCTTGCTGAGATTTTTGGGTGACAAGCAGGAGCATTCCTTACGCGAAGCAATCGACAAACTCGCTGATCATTTCGAGCTTTCGGCTGGAGAACGCCGAGAATTACTTTCCAGTGGCCAACAAGCGGTTTTTGATAATCGCGTAGGATGGGCCAGAACCTACATGAAAAAGGCTCTTCTTGTGGAATATACTCGCAGGGGATATTTCCGAATTACCAATAGAGGTTTGAATGTGCTTAGTCAAAACCCTCCCACAATCGACGCCAAGTTTCTAAATCAGTTTGAAGAATTCAGGGAATTCCGAGCAATCAGAAAAGAAAAGCCAGATCGTGAAGAATATGAGCCGGAGAAGACCCCTGAGGAAGTGCTAGAGAGTGCCTACCAGAACCTCAGAAACCATCTCGCCGCGGATCTTCTTCAGCAAATCAAAACCTGTCCCCCCAGCTTGTTCGAGAAAATCGTTGTAGATCTGCTCGTCAAAATGGGTTACGGGGGGAGTCGTCAAGACGCAGGGAAAGCCATCGGTCAGACGGGTGACGAAGGTATAGATGGAATAATCAAAGAAGACCGACTAGGCCTCGACGTTATCTACATTCAAGCCAAGCGTTGGGAGAATACAGTCGGGCGACCAGAGATTCAGAAATTCGCAGGCGCACTCCAAGGTCAGCGTGCCAGAAAGGGCATATTCATAACTACCTCAAGTTTTTCCCGAGATGCACATGAGTACGCTTCACGAATCGACAGTAAAATTGTCCTCATAGATGGAGAGCAACTTGCGCAGTTCATGATCGATCATGATATTGGAGTGACTCCTGTTTCAAACTATGAAATCAAAAGGATTGACTTGGACTATTTTACTGAGGAATGA
- the glnA gene encoding type I glutamate--ammonia ligase translates to MTSERTSKEQVLDRAQRDRIHFISLQFTDILGTIKNVTIPIGRLGEALEYGVWFDGSSIEGFARIAESDMVLHPDPSTYRLIPWEPESRRTARIICDIHRPDGQPFEGDPRYILKRALAEAREMGFVYNTGPEVEFFLFKMDGEATRKPVPHDVGGYFDFSPRDLASEVREDIIVALEGMEMEVETAHHEVATGQHEIDVRYSDALTSADATITLRYAVKAIAQLHGLYATFMPKPIFGINGSGMHTHQSLFTTDGQTAFYDEKDPYHLSPTAYAFLAGQIAHARAMAAIVAPTVNSYKRLVPGYEAPVYICWGQINRSALIRIPAYLPGQESSARLELRCPDPSANPYLAFAVMLRAGLDGIRRGLVPPPPVEENVYEFGTARRQELDIASLPGSLAEALDEMEKDPLIAETLGEHTFRRYLEAKRQEWDDYRIHVTDWELEHYLQTV, encoded by the coding sequence ATGACCTCCGAACGAACATCCAAGGAACAAGTGTTAGACCGGGCCCAACGGGACCGCATCCACTTCATCAGCCTGCAGTTCACGGACATCCTGGGCACTATCAAGAATGTAACCATCCCCATCGGGCGCCTCGGGGAGGCATTGGAGTACGGCGTCTGGTTCGACGGCTCATCCATCGAGGGGTTCGCCCGCATCGCCGAGAGTGATATGGTGCTGCACCCTGATCCCTCCACATACCGCCTGATCCCTTGGGAGCCAGAATCTCGGCGCACGGCCCGCATTATTTGCGACATACATCGTCCCGATGGCCAGCCCTTTGAGGGCGACCCGCGTTACATCCTCAAGCGTGCCCTGGCGGAGGCCAGGGAAATGGGCTTTGTGTATAACACTGGACCAGAGGTGGAGTTTTTCCTGTTCAAGATGGATGGCGAGGCTACACGCAAACCCGTGCCCCACGATGTGGGTGGTTATTTCGACTTCTCGCCCCGCGATCTGGCCTCGGAGGTGCGCGAGGACATCATCGTCGCGCTGGAGGGAATGGAGATGGAGGTGGAGACCGCGCACCACGAGGTGGCTACCGGGCAGCACGAGATTGATGTGCGCTACTCCGACGCCTTAACCAGCGCTGATGCCACCATCACGTTGCGCTACGCGGTGAAGGCTATCGCGCAACTCCACGGCCTTTACGCCACATTCATGCCCAAGCCCATTTTCGGCATCAATGGCTCGGGCATGCACACCCACCAGAGCCTGTTCACCACCGACGGGCAGACCGCTTTCTACGACGAGAAGGATCCCTACCACCTATCGCCAACTGCCTATGCCTTCTTGGCCGGGCAGATAGCCCACGCCCGCGCTATGGCTGCCATCGTCGCGCCGACGGTGAACTCCTACAAGCGGCTCGTCCCCGGCTACGAGGCTCCGGTGTATATCTGCTGGGGGCAGATCAACCGCTCGGCGCTCATCCGTATCCCGGCCTACCTGCCTGGGCAGGAGTCATCAGCGCGACTGGAACTGCGCTGTCCGGACCCCAGTGCCAACCCCTACCTGGCCTTCGCGGTGATGCTGCGCGCCGGCCTGGATGGCATCCGCCGCGGCTTGGTGCCGCCGCCCCCGGTCGAGGAGAACGTGTACGAGTTCGGAACCGCGCGCCGACAGGAACTGGACATTGCCTCCTTGCCGGGCTCCCTGGCCGAAGCGTTGGACGAGATGGAGAAAGACCCACTCATCGCCGAAACGTTAGGGGAACACACTTTCCGCCGCTACTTGGAGGCCAAACGGCAGGAATGGGACGATTACCGCATCCACGTCACAGATTGGGAGTTGGAGCACTATCTTCAGACGGTGTAA
- a CDS encoding SH3 domain-containing protein encodes MTINAKRVDHLKNVEMTMTEDHDHSEKPPEEHRGARRMECPPMPRRSTAFQRLGVVVLLVAVAAGVYLVTSHRESPFAPAPTNTPYPTVTATALPTLTPLPTLTPTTPPTPTVPATIAVGIRVKVANTEGQNLRLRSGPGMDYTTLVIMPEGTILTVLEGPQSAGGYEWWRLQMEDGTIGWAAANWLVPLAGP; translated from the coding sequence TTGACCATCAACGCAAAGCGAGTAGACCACCTGAAAAACGTGGAGATGACTATGACAGAAGATCATGACCACAGCGAGAAGCCACCAGAGGAACACCGCGGAGCACGCCGAATGGAGTGCCCGCCAATGCCCCGGCGCTCCACTGCCTTCCAGCGGCTTGGGGTGGTTGTCCTGCTCGTCGCGGTGGCCGCGGGCGTGTATCTGGTGACATCACACCGCGAGAGCCCATTTGCCCCAGCGCCCACCAACACCCCGTACCCCACGGTAACGGCAACCGCCCTGCCCACCCTGACCCCGCTGCCCACACTGACGCCTACCACTCCACCCACACCCACCGTTCCAGCCACCATCGCGGTGGGCATTCGCGTGAAGGTGGCGAACACCGAGGGTCAAAACTTGCGCCTGCGTAGCGGGCCCGGGATGGACTACACAACGCTGGTCATCATGCCAGAAGGCACCATCCTCACCGTGCTGGAGGGACCACAGTCAGCCGGTGGCTACGAATGGTGGCGCTTGCAGATGGAGGACGGGACGATCGGCTGGGCAGCCGCAAACTGGCTCGTGCCCCTGGCCGGGCCATAG
- the polX gene encoding DNA polymerase/3'-5' exonuclease PolX: MTNEEVIEILRRIADMLEIKGEDRYRVMAYRRAADNIAHLGRDLSDLWREGRLREVPGIGEALEKKLDELFRTGRLGYYEDLQEEVPVGVASLMAIPEVGPRTAKLLWERLGLMSVAEVEKAAREGKLRELPGLGARSEQRILEGIEALYRRSTRIPLYVAWPVAQDLVAYLRSLPMVERADAAGSLRRMKETVGDIDLLASSVEPAAVTDAFVKFRRVKEIAAQGPAKATVRLDNGLQVDLMVLEPARFGSLLQHFTGSKAHNIALRERAIKQGLSLSEHGFKRQDGSEILCPSEEEVYQTLGLQWIPPELREDRGEIEMAAAGRLPKLVELGDIRGDLHVHTRWSDGAATIEEVASKARALGYEYLVISDHTKGLGVANGLDEVRLREQRREIDRLNDTFDNFRLLQGAEVEIRGDGSLDFPDEVLAELDVVVASIHSGLRQDRETITARMIKAMRNPHVDIIGHPSGRILGQREASLVDLDDVLIEAQKTGTILEIDGIPDRLDLDDVHVRRAVEMGVRLSIDSDAHSLDGLEAMYYGVMTARRGWAEKKHIVNTLPLAELLASLKQP; the protein is encoded by the coding sequence ATGACCAACGAAGAGGTTATCGAGATCTTACGCCGCATCGCGGATATGCTGGAGATCAAGGGTGAGGATCGCTACCGGGTGATGGCCTACCGTCGCGCCGCAGACAACATCGCTCACCTGGGCAGAGATTTGAGCGACCTTTGGCGGGAGGGGCGCTTGCGCGAGGTGCCTGGCATCGGTGAGGCATTGGAGAAAAAACTGGACGAACTCTTCCGCACTGGGCGGCTGGGATACTACGAAGACCTGCAGGAGGAAGTGCCGGTCGGAGTTGCCAGCCTAATGGCCATTCCCGAGGTCGGCCCCAGGACCGCCAAGTTGCTCTGGGAGCGGCTTGGTCTGATGAGTGTGGCAGAGGTAGAAAAGGCGGCCCGAGAGGGAAAGTTGCGCGAACTGCCGGGCCTGGGCGCACGTTCCGAGCAGCGCATCTTAGAGGGTATCGAAGCGCTCTACCGGCGCAGCACGCGCATCCCGCTCTACGTGGCCTGGCCTGTGGCCCAGGATCTCGTGGCCTATCTCCGCTCCCTGCCGATGGTCGAACGAGCCGACGCTGCCGGCAGCCTGCGCCGAATGAAGGAAACGGTGGGCGATATTGACCTGCTGGCTTCGTCGGTGGAGCCGGCGGCAGTCACCGACGCTTTCGTCAAGTTCCGGCGGGTGAAAGAGATCGCCGCCCAAGGGCCAGCGAAAGCCACCGTGCGCCTGGATAACGGTTTGCAGGTGGACTTGATGGTCTTGGAGCCGGCTCGGTTCGGCTCTCTCCTACAACATTTTACCGGCAGCAAAGCCCACAATATCGCCCTGCGCGAACGGGCGATCAAGCAGGGACTAAGCCTCAGCGAGCATGGTTTCAAGCGCCAGGACGGCAGCGAAATCCTGTGCCCATCTGAGGAAGAGGTGTACCAGACCCTCGGTCTGCAGTGGATCCCCCCCGAATTGCGCGAGGACAGGGGCGAGATCGAAATGGCCGCCGCTGGCAGGTTGCCGAAACTCGTCGAACTGGGCGACATCCGCGGCGATCTGCACGTCCACACTCGATGGAGCGATGGCGCGGCCACCATCGAGGAGGTGGCGAGTAAGGCGCGAGCGCTGGGCTATGAGTATCTGGTGATCTCCGACCACACCAAGGGCCTGGGCGTGGCCAATGGGCTGGATGAGGTGCGACTGCGGGAACAGCGCCGCGAGATAGACCGTCTGAATGATACATTCGACAATTTCCGCCTGCTGCAGGGGGCCGAGGTGGAAATCCGCGGCGACGGGAGCCTGGATTTCCCCGATGAAGTGCTGGCTGAACTCGATGTGGTGGTGGCTTCCATCCACAGTGGACTGCGCCAGGATCGCGAGACCATCACGGCGCGGATGATCAAGGCCATGCGCAACCCTCACGTGGACATCATCGGCCACCCCTCCGGCCGCATCTTAGGCCAGCGGGAGGCCAGCCTGGTGGACCTGGACGATGTGCTGATAGAAGCCCAGAAAACTGGCACCATCTTGGAGATCGACGGCATCCCCGACCGGCTCGACCTGGACGACGTGCACGTGCGCCGGGCAGTGGAGATGGGCGTGCGCCTGAGCATAGATAGCGATGCCCACAGCCTGGATGGCCTGGAGGCGATGTATTACGGCGTGATGACGGCCCGACGCGGTTGGGCGGAAAAGAAGCACATTGTGAACACATTGCCACTGGCCGAATTGTTGGCCAGCCTGAAACAACCCTGA
- a CDS encoding NUDIX hydrolase yields the protein MVEGRPYVALIATKGGERWGLPKGLVERGEDAATTALREVREETGLSGEVVEKLKTIDYWFYLDRQTRQHKFVDFYLLRYTGGETTDHDWEVEAVQWFPIEEALERASYSTEREVLRLAAERLGG from the coding sequence ATGGTGGAGGGGCGCCCTTACGTCGCCCTGATCGCCACCAAGGGCGGCGAGCGATGGGGCCTGCCCAAAGGGTTGGTGGAACGGGGCGAGGACGCAGCCACGACCGCCCTCCGCGAGGTGCGTGAAGAGACGGGCTTATCCGGCGAGGTGGTGGAGAAACTGAAGACGATTGATTATTGGTTCTATCTCGACCGACAGACGCGCCAGCACAAGTTCGTGGATTTCTATCTCCTGCGCTACACCGGCGGCGAGACCACCGACCACGACTGGGAAGTCGAAGCCGTGCAATGGTTCCCCATCGAGGAGGCGCTGGAGCGCGCCAGTTACAGCACCGAGCGGGAGGTGCTGCGGCTGGCGGCAGAACGGCTTGGGGGATAA
- the ligA gene encoding NAD-dependent DNA ligase LigA — translation MDVRERIEQLRKLIHYHNYRYYVLDSPEISDSEYDALMRELEALEAQHPELITPDSPTQRVGGAPLEKFEKVTHPRPILSLGDAMNEEELRAWRERIMRLLPPGTKLEYVVEPKIDGLTVVLTYENGIFTKGATRGDGEVGEDITANLRTIKALPLRIPVSGDETAPARLVVRGEAYMPVDAFERFNREQEEKGERTFANPRNAAAGSVRQLDPSITAARPLSLFCYSIVASEGITITTQWETLAYLRRMGFPVATDVAIFSDFEEMVAYCKEWMKKRDTLNFEADGVVVKINDLATQESLGVVGKDPRGMIAFKFPAREATTKLVALGINVGRTGTLNPFAILKPVRVGGVTITKATLHNFEDIARKDIRIGDTVLIKRAGDVIPQVVMPITSLRTGEEKPIEIPASCPVCGEPTEKPEGEVAVYCTNMSCPAQIVQHITHFASTMDIEGLGEKIVQAFVDHGLIHDAADLYYLRAEDIMRIEGFAEKSTENLLNSIASSKVRPLWRVIAALGIRGVGSVVAQLLAQHFTSIDALAAASEEELQTIPGLGPHTAASIASFFSRERNRQFIEKLCRAGVVLAGEREAPREGPLAGLTFVITGTLSVSREEMTEYIETHGGKVTGSVSKNTSYLVVGDSPGGTKYERAQALGVPMISEADLRRMVERGG, via the coding sequence ATGGATGTCCGTGAGCGGATCGAGCAACTGCGCAAACTCATCCACTATCACAATTATCGCTACTACGTCCTCGACAGCCCCGAGATCAGCGACAGCGAATACGACGCCTTGATGCGGGAACTCGAAGCGCTGGAGGCACAACACCCCGAACTCATCACCCCCGACTCGCCCACCCAGCGCGTGGGTGGCGCGCCCCTGGAGAAGTTCGAGAAAGTCACTCACCCCCGCCCTATCCTGAGCCTGGGCGACGCCATGAACGAAGAGGAACTGCGCGCTTGGCGCGAACGCATCATGCGCCTGCTCCCTCCTGGCACCAAACTCGAGTACGTGGTCGAACCCAAGATTGATGGCCTGACCGTGGTGCTCACCTATGAGAACGGCATCTTCACCAAGGGGGCGACACGGGGCGACGGCGAGGTAGGAGAAGACATCACCGCCAACCTGCGCACCATCAAGGCGCTGCCGTTGCGGATACCGGTCAGCGGCGATGAGACCGCCCCGGCTCGTCTCGTGGTGCGCGGCGAGGCTTATATGCCTGTGGATGCCTTCGAACGCTTCAACCGCGAGCAAGAAGAGAAGGGCGAACGCACCTTCGCCAACCCGCGCAATGCCGCCGCCGGCAGCGTGCGGCAATTGGACCCCAGTATCACCGCCGCCCGGCCCTTGAGCCTCTTCTGTTATTCCATCGTTGCCTCGGAGGGCATCACCATCACCACCCAGTGGGAAACACTCGCTTACCTGCGAAGGATGGGCTTCCCAGTAGCCACCGATGTGGCCATTTTCTCCGATTTCGAGGAGATGGTGGCCTATTGCAAAGAGTGGATGAAGAAGCGCGACACTCTGAATTTCGAGGCTGATGGGGTGGTGGTCAAGATCAACGACCTGGCCACGCAGGAGAGCCTGGGCGTGGTGGGCAAGGATCCCCGCGGGATGATCGCCTTCAAGTTCCCGGCCCGCGAAGCCACCACCAAACTCGTGGCCCTGGGCATCAACGTGGGGCGCACGGGGACGCTCAACCCATTCGCCATCCTGAAACCGGTGCGGGTGGGCGGCGTGACCATCACAAAGGCCACTTTGCACAACTTTGAGGACATCGCCCGCAAAGACATCCGCATCGGTGACACAGTGCTCATCAAGCGCGCCGGCGACGTCATTCCCCAAGTGGTAATGCCCATCACCAGCCTGCGCACCGGCGAGGAAAAGCCCATCGAGATACCGGCCAGTTGTCCGGTGTGCGGGGAGCCGACGGAGAAACCGGAGGGCGAGGTGGCGGTCTATTGCACCAATATGTCCTGCCCAGCCCAGATCGTCCAGCACATCACCCACTTCGCCAGCACGATGGACATCGAGGGCCTGGGGGAGAAGATCGTGCAGGCCTTCGTGGATCACGGCCTCATCCACGACGCTGCCGACCTCTACTACCTGCGGGCGGAGGACATCATGCGCATCGAGGGCTTCGCCGAGAAGAGCACCGAGAACCTGCTGAACTCCATCGCGTCCTCGAAGGTGCGACCCCTCTGGCGGGTCATCGCTGCCCTGGGCATCCGGGGCGTGGGCAGTGTGGTGGCCCAACTACTGGCTCAGCATTTCACTTCTATAGACGCGCTCGCGGCAGCCAGCGAGGAGGAATTGCAGACCATCCCCGGCCTGGGGCCGCACACTGCGGCCAGTATCGCCAGTTTCTTCTCCCGCGAACGCAACCGCCAGTTCATCGAGAAGTTGTGCCGGGCCGGCGTGGTATTGGCAGGCGAAAGAGAGGCGCCGCGCGAGGGTCCGCTGGCGGGCCTCACTTTTGTGATTACCGGCACGCTCTCCGTCAGCCGCGAGGAGATGACCGAGTACATCGAGACTCACGGCGGCAAGGTGACGGGCTCGGTGTCGAAGAACACAAGTTACCTGGTGGTGGGCGATTCGCCTGGGGGGACGAAGTACGAGCGGGCACAGGCCCTGGGCGTGCCCATGATCTCCGAGGCCGACCTGCGGCGCATGGTGGAGCGGGGTGGCTGA